The following proteins are co-located in the Triticum aestivum cultivar Chinese Spring chromosome 1A, IWGSC CS RefSeq v2.1, whole genome shotgun sequence genome:
- the LOC123188246 gene encoding protein NETWORKED 2A-like, whose amino-acid sequence MLQRAASNAYSWWWASHIRTRQSKWLDSNLQDMEDRVKCILLLLGEEADSFAKRAEMYYKRRPEVISSVEEAYRAYRALAERYDHMSGELHKANHTVATAFPDQVQYSMLEEDDDSLPKAFTTVDPRKIHKSTVEGLMNKKKGRKPGQKDGGKNCAAPDNKENAQKEVSRMQKEILVLQTEKEFIKSSYESGIAKYWDLEKQINDMHEEVCYFQEEFNESAVIEDDEARALMTATALKSCEEAIARLREQQKLSFSQAMVELERASVSREKLKNIMKEHGKFLSDSGNSLHENVRNDASVKMDDAYYMKQEKIGMEAIVDKIKEYFQKDTCISVAEIAEKIDDIVNKVVDLELMVSSQTAKIDRLCLENTELEMSLQELEGQKAAVTSGSGELNDKLEKAEDELMRVQYLESSFHAEENIVYSNFAETASSFCCITDLLQSPPVEHQGGSAPRLTHEATPSADTASSGKCEKTEPEEDPQMDKATTKPDIDGVPDNSGKLEPATVSDNCHHDIKEERQYCVDDLEDLWDCGLERKSSFAVASVNKETAEDVITDMLQSPLTEHQAGCVPTLTDEATPAPDTEPPGECEKIKPEEDPQMGKATRKPDIYGLPDCSSKLELATVSDNSHQSNCYNDIKAERHDSTDDLEDLWDCGFERNASFAVASVNKETAENADNDTTDMLQSPLTEHQADYAPTMTDEATPPADTEPSGECEKIKPEEDNQMDNDTQKLDIDGFLDWSGKSEIAIISVDSENLWQFELDGKSSFAAASVDNGTAENADNSTSGEHNNTEVKYNHGAIGRNMQPYVVHSHEQGSVDRLHQSSPEVPWDHDLKLVDGKQDSLTVVHSTFGGHSEQDMNIEERLEDSHFTENFTPGNGKTVGVGDQENNMANMQQLLMSELQDKEMVLLTECKKKESEEDPGMGKATRKPEIYGFTDCPSNSELANNNDNTQPSNSYHEIMAEKHDSAGDSEDLWYFGLERKSSFAAATVNKEKAENADNRAFGEHNNKEVKYVHETVGNNGSSMQSYVVHSHEQGSLDRLHHISSEVPGDHHVKSEDDKQDSSTADYSISKGHSEEEMKKAEESEDAHATENSIPGSEKADVVRDQDGNMANLQKLLMSGLQDKEKVLLTEYTSILRNYKNAKRRLTEVELKNQECLDEMKAMMSELRSANELKDKEIRSLRELLNTSTVKDAQQNGHQMNTYTSLSIKSGSFRGHRRIPSFLPGHQRRQSASSSLRIIMKNSSPKNKDDASHDAVFEPERIGMGDIRLTNILDIQNASPLEDKFRRDIDGLLEENLEFWMKFSTSFEKILELQTKHDQLQSEIGKRTNADKLKENSGGTGDPLAEAQPETIEKRLRELKIEMQVWLEQNAMFKGELQCRFASLCGIQEEIQAAMEMDAETVEGIQFTSYHAAKFQGEILSMKQENDKVADELQAGLDYIRGLQEEIEKILAKILKSTSLSGSKGSSPWRNAPSKSRVPLRSFLFPAKKKKPSLLACMNPALQKQYSDMAFFAKME is encoded by the exons ATGCTGCAGCGCGCGGCGAGCAACGCCTACTCGTGGTGGTGGGCGAGCCACATCCGCACCAGGCAGTCCAAATGGCTCGACAGCAATCTCCAAG ATATGGAAGACAGGGTCAAGTGCATCCTCTTACTCCTCGGAGAGGAAGCAGATTCTTTCGCAAAGAGGGCAGAAATGTATTACAAGAGGCGACCAGAGGTGATCAGCTCCGTGGAAGAAGCGTACCGGGCATACAGAGCCCTTGCAGAACGCTATGACCACATGTCAGGAGAGCTACACAAAGCAAACCACACGGTTGCAACTGCCTTCCCTGACCAGGTTCAGTATTCTATGctagaagaggacgatgacagtcTCCCGAAGGCGTTCACGACGGTTGATCCTCGTAAAATCCACAAGTCGACGGTCGAGGGGCTGATGAATAAGAAGAAAGGAAGGAAACCAGGACAGAAAGATGGAGGAAAGAATTGCGCAGCTCCGGACAACAAGGAGAATGCGCAGAAGGAGGTCAGCAGGATGCAGAAAGAGATATTGGTGCTGCAGACTGAGAAAGAGTTCATCAAGAGCTCTTACGAGAGTGGAATAGCAAAGTACTGGGATCTTGAAAAGCAAATCAACGACATGCATGAAGAAGTCTGCTACTTCCAGGAGGAGTTCAACGAAAGCGCGGTGATCGAAGATGATGAGGCCAGAGCTTTGATGACAGCGACTGCCCTTAAATCTTGTGAAGAAGCCATTGCCAGATTGCGGGAACAGCAGAAGTTATCGTTCAGCCAAGCAATGGTTGAGCTGGAAAGGGCCAGTGTTTCCAGAGAGAAACTGAAGAATATCATGAAAGAGCATGGTAAATTCCTTTCAGATTCAGGAAATTCTCTTCACGAGAATGTGAGAAATGATGCCAGCGTTAAGATGGATGATGCGTACTATATGAAGCAGGAGAAAATTGGAATGGAAGCAATAGTAGATAAGATCAAGGAATACTTTCAGAAAGACACTTGTATTTCCGTGGCAGAGATTGCAGAGAAAATTGATGACATAGTCAATAAAGTTGTGGACTTGGAACTCATGGTTTCATCACAGACTGCTAAGATAGATAGGTTGTGTCTGGAAAACACAGAGCTGGAGATGTCACTGCAGGAACTGGAGGGACAGAAGGCAGCAGTAACCAGTGGCTCAGGTGAACTGAATGACAAGCTAGAGAAGGCAGAAGATGAGCTGATGAGAGTGCAGTACCTTGAGAGCTCCTTCCATGCAGAAGAAAACATAGTCTATTCAAATTTCGCTGAAACTGCAAGTAGTTTCTGTTGTATTACAGACTTGTTGCAGTCACCTCCTGTTGAGCACCAAGGTGGTTCTGCTCCCAGGCTGACTCATGAAGCGACACCATCCGCTGACACTGCATCATCTGGCAAGTGCGAGAAAACAGAACCTGAAGAAGATCCTCAGATGGATAAAGCTACAACAAAGCCTGACATAGATGGGGTCCCTGATAATTCTGGTAAGTTGGAGCCAGCTACGGTCAGTGATAACTGTCACCATGACATCAAGGAAGAAAGGCAATACTGTGTAGATGATTTGGAGGATTTGTGGGATTGCGGGCTTGAAAGAAAGTCGAGCTTTGCAGTTGCATCGGTAAATAAGGAAACAGCAGAAGATGTTATTACAGATATGTTGCAGTCACCTCTTACTGAGCACCAAGCTGGTTGTGTGCCGACACTGACTGATGAAGCAACACCAGCCCCTGACACCGAACCACCTGGCGAGTGTGAGAAAATAAAACCAGAAGAAGATCCTCAGATGGGTAAAGCTACAAGAAAGCCTGACATATATGGACTCCCTGATTGTTCCAGTAAGTTGGAGCTAGCTACAGTCAGTGATAACTCTCACCAGTCTAACTGTTACAATGACATTAAGGCAGAAAGGCATGACAGCACAGATGATTTGGAGGATCTATGGGATTGTGGGTTTGAAAGAAATGCTAGCTTTGCAGTTGCATCAGTGAATAAGGAAACAGCTGAAAATGCAGACAATGATACTACCGATATGTTGCAGTCACCTCTCACTGAGCACCAAGCTGATTATGCGCCCACAATGACTGATGAAGCAACACCACCCGCTGACACCGAACCATCTGGTGAGTGTGAGAAAATAAAACCAGAGGAAGATAATCAGATGGATAACGATACACAAAAGCTTGACATAGATGGATTCCTGGATTGGTCTGGTAAGTCAGAGATAGCTATCATCAGTGTTGATTCAGAGAATTTGTGGCAGTTTGAGCTTGACGGTAAATCTAGCTTTGCAGCTGCATCAGTAGATAATGGAACAGCAGAAAATGCAGATAACAGTACATCTGGTGAACATAACAATACAGAAGTGAAATATAATCATGGAGCCATTGGCAGGAACATGCAACCATATGTTGTACATTCCCATGAGCAAGGTTCAGTAGATCGATTGCATCAAAGTTCACCTGAAGTCCCATGGGATCACGACCTAAAACTAGTGGATGGCAAGCAAGATTCATTGACAGTGGTTCATAGCACTTTTGGAGGCCACTCAGAACAAGATATGAACATAGAAGAACGGTTAGAAGACTCGCATTTCACTGAAAATTTCACTCCTGGCAATGGAAAAACTGTTGGTGTTGGAGATCAAGAGAACAACATGGCTAATATGCAGCAGTTGCTTATGAGTGAACTCCAAGACAAGGAAATGGTACTATTAACCGAGTGCAAGAAAAAAGAATCAGAAGAAGATCCTGGGATGGGTAAAGCTACAAGGAAGCCTGAAATATATGGATTCACTGATTGTCCCAGTAACTCGGAGCTAGCAAACAACAATGACAACACGCAGCCATCTAACAGTTACCATGAAATTATGGCAGAAAAGCATGACAGTGCAGGTGATTCAGAGGATTTGTGGTATTTTGGGCTTGAAAGAAAATCTAGCTTTGCAGCTGCAACAGTAAATAAGGAGAAGGCAGAAAATGCAGACAATCGTGCATTTGGTGAACATAACAATAAAGAAGTGAAATATGTTCATGAAACTGTTGGTAACAATGGCAGCAGCATGCAATCCTATGTTGTTCATTCCCATGAGCAGGGATCATTAGATCGATTGCATCACATTTCATCTGAAGTCCCAGGAGATCATCATGTGAAGTCAGAGGACGACAAGCAAGATTCATCAACAGCGGATTATAGCATTTCCAAAGGCCACTCAGAAGAGGAGATGAAGAAAGCAGAAGAGTCAGAAGACGCACATGCCACTGAAAATTCAATTCCTGGCAGTGAAAAAGCTGATGTTGTTAGAGATCAAGATGGGAACATGGCTAATCTGCAGAAATTGCTTATGAGTGGACTCCAAGACAAGGAAAAGGTACTACTGACCGAGTACACTTCTATCCTCCGAAATTACAAAAATGCAAAGAGAAGGCTTACAGAAGTGGAGTTAAAGAATCAGGAATGTTTGGATGAGATGAAAGCCATGATGAGCGAACTACGCTCTGCCAATGAATTGAAGGATAAGGAGATTCGGTCACTACGTGAACTCCTGAACACTTCTACTGTCAAAGATGCACAGCAGAATGGCCATCAAATGAATACATACACGTCCTTGAGTATCAAGAGTGGGTCCTTCAGGGGGCACCGAAGGATCCCAAGCTTTTTGCCTGGTCATCAAAGGAGACAAAGTGCTTCTTCGAGTTTGAGGATAATCATGAAGAATTCTAGCCCCAAGAACAAAGATGACGCATCACATGATGCTGTTTTCGAGCCAGAAAGAATCGGTATGGGTGACATCAGATTAACTAATATTCTTGACATACAGAACGCCTCACCTCTTGAGGACAAGTTCAGAAGAGACATCGATGGACTTTTGGAAGAGAACCTAGAGTTCTGGATGAAGTTCAGCACATCATTCGAAAAGATACTAGAATTGCAGACCAAGCATGATCAGCTACAATCAGAGATTGGCAAGCGAACAAACGCGGACAAGCTCAAGGAAAACAGCGGTGGCACAGGTGATCCTCTTGCAGAAGCTCAACCCGAAACCATAGAGAAGCGCCTAAGGGAACTTAAGATTGAAATGCAAGTATGGCTGGAACAGAATGCGATGTTCAAAGGGGAGCTCCAGTGCAGGTTTGCTTCCCTCTGCGGTATACAAGAGGAAATCCAGGCCGCAATGGAGATGGATGCAGAGACTGTGGAAGGGATTCAGTTCACCTCATACCATGCTGCCAAATTCCAAGGGGAGATCTTGAGCATGAAGCAGGAGAACGACAAGGTTGCGGATGAACTGCAGGCTGGCTTAGATTATATAAGAGGGCTACAAGAAGAAATCGAAAAGATCCTGGCAAAGATACTGAAGAGCACCAGCTTATCTGGGTCGAAAGGCAGCAGCCCTTGGAGGAATGCACCCTCTAAGTCACGAGTGCCGCTCCGGTCGTTCCTGTTTCCAGCCAAGAAAAAGAAACCATCGCTGTTGGCATGCATGAATCCGGCACTTCAGAAGCAGTACAGTGACATGGCATTCTTCGCTAAAATGGAATAG
- the LOC123188248 gene encoding WEB family protein At5g16730, chloroplastic, with translation MLPSSRSRSGPNESPVGSRTRPSTPSSGHRPSTPSSGYRPSTPGGTRRGTTAGTGTGGGTPSTPRGSRGNTGGPFRSEPNSPPAAAAARPRLSFDRSPRSADAKPVAERRVPKIGTPPPDQKQLRREIELQSRLESAHEDLKKAKDQLSFVVGEKDRLVGELNEAKRVADEIHEKLQDALMAKRWAEEATEIEKFRADELEQAGIDESQKRDEEWQREVESVRSQHAADLETLVTTTEELERFRRELSMANEAKKAALGHADDAMKIAEVNADKVEILSGEVTRLKGLLDSSAAVEESRNREREEFVKNLESEISVLKGKLEEARVLEERLADMEKLTEELKTQLADAKKAQSEVHQQFEEWKNKAGSLEMELEEATLSEKAKSDTLISTEEELDKTLSILQDRESEMEVLKGKTTALEIEVARLSTEINESSENLDASQQELFGLQTTIDVLKNKLEAAEEVASEALNNEKTANANIVSLTEEKIKLINELNDARDREEKERKSVEDLTAALSEASGKAEEAHERFLKKEDDYEHALAQIGDLKMSLNSTKENYEVMIEEAHYDITCLRNTVGRLEAEVSKYREECEAKELEIVRSNKQSEEEIAALKAEADRVGASLRDAEHELQTVNEEKEILQEKLLYTESAVVEANRAVQDVKAEKEGLQEQLMHSESAVAEANKAMQEVKAEKEDLQAQLMHTESAVAEANKALQEVKAEKEDLQEQLMHTESTVAEANKAVQEVKAEKDDLQEKFLYTESAVAEANKAVQEVKAEKEGLQEQLAHMESAVAEANKAAQEAMSESLQLKDRLLDKENALQSLTQENDEFRLREADAMKKIEELSALLAEAMEKKHPEEEEKLVVVDEVHSSAREVAETAAETEDTEGESDKKPSMELIVANGNSNGDMNQGEEKHDSKVEQQEAKGDFTTIHESDKVVEKQLQADVKQETESSKDDLSSKEDSSTEHANGTAASAEVTSKVAMSPTTTTKPQKKNKPLLKKFGNLLKKKNSK, from the exons ATGCTGCCCTCCTCCAGATCAAG ATCTGGGCCGAATGAGTCGCCCGTCGGCAGCAGGACCAGGCCCAGCACGCCCTCCTCCGGCCACCGCCCCTCCACGCCCTCCTCCGGCTACCGCCCCTCCACCCCGGGCGGCACCAGGAGGGGCACAACCGCCGGCACCGGCACCGGCGGGGGCACGCCGTCCACGCCCCGGGGCTCGCGCGGCAACACCGGCGGGCCCTTCAGGTCCGAGCCCaactcgccgccggccgccgcggcgGCGCGGCCGCGCCTCTCCTTCGACCGCTCCCCGAGATCCGCCGACGCCAAGCCCGTCGCCGAGCGCCGGGTGCCCAAGATCGGCACGCCTCCCCCCGAC CAGAAGCAGCTGCGGAGGGAGATCGAGCTGCAGTCGCGGCTCGAGTCCGCGCACGAGGACCTCAAGAAGGCCAAGGACCAGCTCTCCTTCGTCGTCGGCGAGAAGGACCGCCTCGTCGGCGAGCTCAACGAGGCCAAGAGGGTGGCCGATGAGATACACGAGAAGCTCCAGGACGCGCTCATGGCcaagaggtgggccgaggaggccaccgagATCGAGAAGTTCCGCGCCGACGAGCTCGAGCAGGCCGGCATCGACGAGTCGCAGAAGAGGGATGAGGAGTGGCAGAGGGAGGTGGAGAGTGTGCGCAGCCAGCACGCCGCGGATTTGGAGACGCTGGTCACCACCACGGAGGAGCTCGAGAGGTTCAGGCGCGAGCTCTCGATGGCCAACGAGGCCAAGAAGGCCGCGCTTGGCCACGCAGACGATGCCATGAAGATCGCCGAGGTCAATGCGGACAAGGTGGAGATCCTCTCCGGCGAAGTCACCCGCTTGAAAGGATTGCTTGATTCCAGTGCGGCGGTTGAGGAGAGTAGAAACCGTGAAAGGGAGGAGTTTGTGAAGAATCTGGAATCTGAGATTTCAGTTCTCAAAGGCAAACTAGAGGAGGCAAGAGTTCTTGAGGAGAGGTTGGCCGACATGGAGAAACTGACCGAGGAGCTTAAAACACAGTTGGCTGATGCAAAGAAGGCCCAGTCAGAAGTCCATCAGCAGTTTGAGGAATGGAAGAACAAGGCTGGATCACTTGAAATGGAACTGGAGGAGGCTACTCTCTCCGAGAAGGCCAAAAGCGATACCCTTATCTCCACAGAAGAAGAATTGGACAAGACCCTGTCTATTTTACAGGACAGAGAATCTGAAATGGAAGTGCTGAAAGGAAAGACAACAGCACTGGAAATTGAGGTGGCAAGGCTTTCAACAGAAATCAACGAATCCAGCGAGAACCTGGACGCCTCTCAGCAGGAGTTGTTTGGGCTGCAGACAACAATAGATGTTCTGAAAAACAAGCTTGAGGCTGCCGAAGAAGTGGCCTCGGAGGCTTTAAACAATGAGAAGACTGCTAATGCAAATATTGTAAGCCTGACAGAGGAGAAAATCAAGCTCATTAATGAGTTGAATGATGCTAGGGACAGAGAGGAGAAAGAAAGAAAGTCAGTTGAGGATCTCACTGCTGCGTTGAGTGAGGCATCTGGCAAAGCAGAGGAAGCACACGAGAGATTTCTGAAGAAAGAAGATGATTATGAGCACGCTCTCGCTCAGATTGGCGATCTCAAGATGTCCCTAAATAGTACCAAAGAGAACTATGAGGTAATGATTGAGGAGGCACACTATGACATCACTTGTTTAAGGAATACCGTCGGAAGATTGGAGGCTGAGGTGAGCAAGTATAGAGAAGAATGCGAAGCTAAGGAGCTTGAGATTGTCAGATCAAACAAGCAGTCGGAGGAAGAAATTGCCGCTCTTAAAGCAGAAGCCGACAGGGTAGGAGCATCATTGCGAGATGCAGAGCACGAACTCCAAACTGTCAATGAGGAGAAAGAGATACTTCAGGAGAAGCTACTGTACACAGAATCAGCGGTTGTTGAAGCTAACAGGGCTGTGCAGGATGTAAAGGCCGAGAAAGAGGGTCTTCAGGAGCAGCTAATGCACTCGGAATCAGCGGTCGCTGAAGCCAACAAGGCTATGCAGGAGGTAAAGGCTGAGAAAGAGGACCTTCAAGCGCAGCTAATGCACACGGAATCAGCGGTTGCTGAAGCTAACAAGGCCTTGCAGGAGGTAAAGGCTGAGAAGGAGGATCTTCAAGAGCAGCTAATGCACACGGAATCAACGGTTGCTGAAGCTAACAAGGCTGTGCAGGAGGTAAAGGCTGagaaagatgatcttcaagagaaGTTCTTGTACACGGAGTCAGCAGTTGCTGAAGCTAACAAGGCTGTTCAGGAGGTAAAGGCTGAGAAAGAGGGCCTTCAAGAGCAGCTAGCACACATGGAATCAGCGGTTGCTGAAGCTAACAAGGCTGCGCAGGAGGCAATGTCTGAGAGTTTGCAACTGAAGGATAGGTTGCTTGATAAAGAGAACGCATTGCAGAGCTTAACCCAGGAGAACGATGAATTCAGGTTGCGAGAGGCCGACGCCATGAAGAAGATAGAGGAATTGTCTGCTTTGCTTGCTGAAGCCATGGAAAAGAAGCATCCTGAGGAGGAAGAGAAGCTAGTGGTTGTGGATGAGGTACACAGTTCAGCGCGTGAAGTTGCCGAGACAGCTGCAGAAACTGAAGATACGGAAGGAGAGAGTGACAAAAAACCGAGCATGGAACTCATCGTCGCCAATGGGAACTCCAACGGCGACATGAACCAAGGGGAAGAGAAACACGACAGCAAGGTCGAACAGCAGGAAGCAAAAGGTGATTTCACCACGATACACGAGAGCGACAAAGTTGTCGAGAAGCAGCTGCAGGCAGATGTGAAACAAGAAACCGAATCGTCGAAAGACGACCTGTCCTCCAAGGAGGACAGCAGCACCGAACACGCAAACGGAACAGCAGCATCAGCAGAGGTGACCAGCAAAGTCGCAATGTCCCCGACAACAACAACGAAACCGCAGAAGAAGAACAAGCCCCTGCTGAAGAAGTTTGGTAACCTACTGAAAAAGAAGAACAGCAAGTAG